In Paenibacillus durus, the DNA window GCGCCGGCGTCTCTCCGCTGATTGAATACAACACGACGAACGAGATCGGCGTCAGCTGTGACATCGACACATCGGTGGTAAATTATCTGGATAATATCGGTTTCGTCGCCGCCCAGTGGGCTTATTACACTACCGGGGCCGTCTTCCAGCATAACGAAGCGTTCAATACCCGGGTTCTTCAGGGAGACGGCCAGGCTTGGGATTTCGACATCAAGGTGAGCGACAGCATCTATCAGTATAACTTTAGCCATCATAACGAAGGCGGAGCCCTGCTGGTTATGGATAGCACGAACAATAATATTTTCCGCTACAATATCAGCCAGAATGATTACGACGCTTTCGGTGCGTTCCATTTGAGACCGGGCGGCGGCAACCTGTATATCTACAACAATGTTGTTTACCGCGACCACGGTGTTACGTCGGCTCTGACCCAATCAAGCACGAGCGGAATGGCTTATTACAGCAACAATATTTTCTATAACGCCGCCGGGGGAACGTACACGAATAGCAATTACGTGAAATACAGCCACAACCTGTTCTACGGCGCGAATTCGAACGTGCCGAATGACCCAAGCAAGGTTATGGCCGACCCGATGTTTCTTGACGGCGGCGGCGCGTCCGGCATCGACACCGCTTCGGCGTACCAGCTGGCCGAAGGCTCCCCGGCCATCAATGCGGGTGCCGTCGTATGGGGCAACGGCGGCGCCGACTTCTTCGGCAATCCACTGTACAGCGGGGCGCCCGACATCGGCGTATACGAAGCCCCGGGAACGACGGACCCTGCGGGGGCGCTGCTTAATGACGATTTCGAAGACGGAACGGCGGACGGCTGGGCCACGGTTGGAGGAAGCTGGGATATTGGGACCGAGGATTCGCTGGTCTACGCCCAGAATGGCCTTTATGGGGAATCAATCGCTTTCGCTGGCGAAGCCTCCTGGACGGACTACAGCCTTGAAGCGGATGTGAAGGTGAAGAAGCTTGGCGGCAATGGCGGCATTCTGTTCCGCTATCAGGATGCGAACAATTTTTATATGTTTCGCTTAAACGATACGGGCAGCACCGCCGATCTGTACAAGAAGACGGGAGGCAATCTCCAAGTGCTGGCCAGCGTGCCGATAACCGTAAATCCGAATCAGGTATACAGGCTGAAGGCGACGGTTCAGGGCGAGTCCATTACCGGGGCCGTGGACGGCACGGATCTCATTTCCTGGACCGGCAGCGGACCAGAACTCGCTTCAGGCAAAATCGGCCTGCGCGTGCACTCCGGCATGGCGTCATTCGACAATGTACGGGTGACCGAGTAACGGCCGATTGGCCGGCTAAGCTAGCCTGCCGCCGCCGCCATTCGTTCGGCAAGAATACGGGCGGGGCGAATAAGGAAAGGAGGGATGAACGATGACCGTCCGAACGAAGGCGAGGGGTGGAAACCGCAAATTCCGCCTGCGCTTGGCGGAGGGAGGATGGCACCGGCTTCGGCCGCTGGCGGTGCTGGCGCTGCTGCTTCTGATGCTGGTGCCCGCCGCCTGTTCGCCGCCTAAGCCGCCTGCAGAATCTGCCGTTTCCGAAGCCGGAGGCGGGGCGGCGACCGATCTGTTTACCGCCGTCGCCTGGGTGAACGGCGAACCGGTTGCGGACGGCGAATTCCGGACCCGCATGCTGGAGCTGCGGGGCGAGGTTGTCGCCGAGACAGCGAAGGGCGGCGCCGACCCGGCGGCCAAGAGCTTCTGGACCTCCGACATCGGCGGCCGGACGCCGCTCGGTCTGCTGAAAGAGAAGACACTGGACCTTCTGGTTAGGGTAAAGGTCCAGCAGATTGCCGCCAAGGAAGCCGGAATCGCTGAAGACATCGGATACGAGGCTTTCTTGTCGCGGCTGGATGCGGAGAATCGGACGCGAAGCAGCCGGCTTCGGCGCGGCGAAGTGATCTATGGTCCGCAGCAGTACAGCGAACAAACCTATTACCGATATACGCTGGCCAATCTTACGCTGGCGCTGCGGCAGTGGCTTGCCGAGAAGGACGGCGACCGCTCCGGCAGGCCGCTGGACGACGAACGCTATGAAGCGTGGCTGAACCGGCAGGCGGCGAACGCCGTCGTTCGGGTGAATCCTTCCCTGTACGACAAGCTGTCGATGGAGT includes these proteins:
- a CDS encoding family 16 glycoside hydrolase, with translation MKAVTLRKLLLLPLMAALLFGPVGLMPAERASAAGTTYYVDAGAGSDENGGTSTDSPWKSLAKVNSAVFDPGDRILLKAGSVWSDTYLDLKGSGVEGSPIVVDRYGTGPKPLINFGNTAVGGEGFGVRLKNVSYWEINNLEITSGQHATDMRRSGILVVGEGAGAGAFKHIYIKGNDIHDVFGTDRRTGGINFHARGGNTGPESTWDDVLIENNTVINVADTGIQVMTDAFANTSWAHKQDAFTHLIIRGNYVEKIHRDGILVRAGVSPLIEYNTTNEIGVSCDIDTSVVNYLDNIGFVAAQWAYYTTGAVFQHNEAFNTRVLQGDGQAWDFDIKVSDSIYQYNFSHHNEGGALLVMDSTNNNIFRYNISQNDYDAFGAFHLRPGGGNLYIYNNVVYRDHGVTSALTQSSTSGMAYYSNNIFYNAAGGTYTNSNYVKYSHNLFYGANSNVPNDPSKVMADPMFLDGGGASGIDTASAYQLAEGSPAINAGAVVWGNGGADFFGNPLYSGAPDIGVYEAPGTTDPAGALLNDDFEDGTADGWATVGGSWDIGTEDSLVYAQNGLYGESIAFAGEASWTDYSLEADVKVKKLGGNGGILFRYQDANNFYMFRLNDTGSTADLYKKTGGNLQVLASVPITVNPNQVYRLKATVQGESITGAVDGTDLISWTGSGPELASGKIGLRVHSGMASFDNVRVTE